In a genomic window of Halobiforma lacisalsi AJ5:
- a CDS encoding FKBP-type peptidyl-prolyl cis-trans isomerase: MTDTMTPMADREYLRIDYVARTGSGRIIDTTDPDVAADSDLAELEASGPIVVVPGEGHLFAPVEAAIDDADPGRTVAVTVDPEDAFGTVVPEELVTLEAEAVAPENREPGTTVQLGGRRAVVEDVGDGTVTVDFNHPLAGVTLEYEIEILERLEGTETRAAGLATTHGLREAAVDYDPEADALTLRLPDSSPSSDRDARKRAYLEDVRRLLGIASVTVIEAYGSDAD, from the coding sequence ATGACGGACACGATGACACCGATGGCGGACCGGGAGTACCTCCGGATCGACTACGTCGCGCGAACCGGGAGCGGTCGGATCATCGACACCACGGATCCGGACGTGGCGGCCGACAGTGATCTCGCCGAGTTGGAGGCGTCCGGCCCCATCGTCGTCGTTCCCGGCGAAGGCCACCTGTTCGCTCCCGTCGAGGCCGCGATCGACGACGCCGACCCGGGAAGGACGGTGGCCGTGACCGTCGATCCCGAAGACGCGTTCGGGACGGTCGTCCCCGAGGAGCTGGTCACGCTCGAGGCCGAGGCGGTGGCTCCCGAAAACCGCGAGCCGGGAACGACCGTCCAACTCGGGGGGAGACGGGCCGTCGTCGAGGACGTCGGCGACGGGACGGTGACCGTCGACTTCAACCACCCGCTGGCGGGCGTCACCCTCGAGTACGAGATCGAGATACTCGAGCGACTCGAGGGAACCGAAACGCGCGCCGCCGGTCTGGCGACGACCCACGGGCTTCGGGAGGCCGCCGTCGACTACGATCCGGAAGCGGACGCCCTGACGCTTCGACTCCCGGACTCGAGCCCGTCCTCGGACCGCGATGCCCGAAAGCGGGCGTATCTCGAGGACGTGCGACGGCTCCTCGGAATCGCGTCCGTGACGGTGATCGAAGCGTACGGAAGCGACGCGGACTGA